From a region of the Nonlabens sp. Hel1_33_55 genome:
- a CDS encoding DUF86 domain-containing protein encodes MDRKIGTWLEDISRSIDEIFEFLPEKRNFFEYQKDLKTKKAVERNIEIIGEAVNRISKYSETTLEINNAKKIIGTRNRIVHDYENISDEVIWTIIHKELPLLKIEVAKHLKHI; translated from the coding sequence ATGGATCGTAAAATAGGTACTTGGCTCGAAGATATTTCTAGATCCATAGATGAGATTTTTGAATTTCTTCCAGAGAAAAGAAACTTTTTTGAATATCAAAAGGATCTCAAGACCAAAAAAGCAGTCGAGAGAAATATCGAGATAATTGGTGAAGCTGTCAACCGTATTTCAAAGTATTCTGAAACAACTTTGGAAATCAACAATGCGAAGAAAATAATTGGTACTCGAAATAGAATCGTGCATGATTACGAAAATATTTCTGATGAAGTGATTTGGACGATTATACACAAAGAGTTACCGCTCCTTAAAATAGAAGTTGCAAAGCATCTCAAGCACATTTAA
- the nhaC gene encoding Na+/H+ antiporter NhaC has protein sequence MESQNINHEDEKIIENRELNIWEALIPVIALIVMLAFNVLVVYGDDALSGSNQFILLLGAAVAGIVGYFNKVSYETMIEEVAQNLKSTAGAILILLMVGALAGTWLISGIIPTMIYYGLDILNPTIFLAACVIICAVISVATGSSWTTSATVGIALIGIAGALDINAGMTAGAVLSGAYFGDKLSPLSDTTNLAPAMAGTDLFTHIKYMLFTTVPTIVVTLIAFIIIGLSIDTSGNADVSVYQTAIDNTFNTSAWLFLVPVLVIAMIVKKVSPLVALLVGTLLAAVAALIFQPELVLTNSGLTEWNFTSAYKGLMNAITVDTSIAPITANEEIGTKLAGLFESGGMAGMLGTIWLIICAMVFGGIMDAIGALATISKALLNLFDSVFGLFASTVVSCLAINVTASDQYLAIVVPGKMYANAYRDKGLAPENLSRTLEDSGTVTSVLIPWNTCGAYQSTTLGVDVIAYLPYAIFNWLSPFMTLLFAAFSIKIKELSGKVASDGQVDL, from the coding sequence ATGGAAAGCCAAAACATCAACCACGAGGACGAAAAGATTATTGAAAATAGAGAACTGAATATCTGGGAGGCGCTGATTCCAGTGATCGCTCTAATTGTGATGCTCGCTTTTAATGTGTTGGTAGTTTATGGTGACGATGCGCTGTCTGGTTCCAACCAATTCATTCTTTTGCTGGGCGCTGCCGTCGCTGGTATTGTGGGATATTTTAACAAGGTTTCTTATGAAACCATGATCGAGGAAGTTGCCCAAAACCTAAAATCTACCGCTGGTGCCATTCTTATCTTACTAATGGTAGGTGCACTTGCTGGTACATGGCTCATTAGCGGTATTATCCCAACGATGATCTATTACGGCCTCGATATTCTAAATCCTACTATTTTTCTAGCCGCTTGTGTGATTATTTGTGCCGTGATTTCTGTGGCAACCGGTAGCAGTTGGACCACAAGTGCAACGGTAGGTATTGCCTTAATAGGTATTGCTGGTGCGCTGGATATCAACGCTGGTATGACGGCTGGTGCAGTGCTGAGTGGCGCTTATTTTGGCGATAAGCTTTCACCTTTGAGTGACACAACTAACCTTGCTCCTGCCATGGCTGGAACAGATCTTTTCACGCACATCAAATACATGTTATTCACGACTGTACCGACTATCGTAGTAACCTTAATTGCTTTTATAATCATTGGGCTATCTATTGATACTTCTGGAAATGCAGATGTATCTGTATATCAAACAGCGATTGATAACACCTTCAACACATCAGCATGGTTGTTTTTAGTGCCTGTGCTGGTTATCGCGATGATCGTCAAAAAAGTATCACCATTGGTGGCTTTATTAGTAGGTACGTTATTAGCAGCCGTTGCCGCGTTGATTTTTCAGCCAGAGCTGGTGTTGACAAATAGCGGCTTAACCGAATGGAACTTCACGTCTGCCTACAAAGGTTTGATGAATGCGATCACGGTGGATACATCCATTGCTCCTATTACTGCGAATGAAGAAATAGGCACTAAACTAGCCGGCCTTTTTGAATCTGGCGGCATGGCAGGAATGCTGGGTACCATCTGGTTGATAATTTGCGCCATGGTATTCGGCGGAATCATGGATGCGATAGGTGCGCTGGCAACTATCAGTAAAGCCTTGCTGAATTTATTTGATTCGGTATTTGGGCTGTTTGCAAGTACAGTTGTGAGTTGTCTCGCAATCAATGTCACGGCTAGTGACCAATATCTTGCTATCGTCGTACCTGGAAAAATGTATGCCAATGCCTATCGTGATAAAGGCCTCGCTCCAGAAAACCTCTCTAGAACTCTGGAAGATTCTGGAACAGTAACATCGGTGCTTATCCCATGGAACACTTGTGGTGCTTATCAAAGTACAACGTTAGGCGTTGATGTCATCGCCTATTTGCCTTATGCGATATTCAACTGGCTATCGCCATTTATGACCTTGCTGTTTGCTGCCTTTAGCATTAAGATCAAGGAGCTTTCTGGTAAGGTTGCTAGTGATGGGCAGGTGGATTTGTAG
- a CDS encoding nucleotidyltransferase family protein encodes MKISKEHLETIRTLCKEHSVSTFSVFGSATREDFDADSDIDFSVDFNEKDPFIYTDLYFNLKEKLENLLQRQIDLIEERAIKNSYFQKELDETKILIYGS; translated from the coding sequence ATGAAAATCAGTAAGGAACATTTAGAAACTATTAGAACGCTTTGTAAAGAGCATAGCGTTTCAACGTTCTCGGTTTTTGGGTCTGCCACAAGAGAAGACTTTGACGCTGATTCTGACATCGATTTTTCTGTAGATTTTAATGAAAAAGATCCATTCATTTATACAGATCTCTATTTCAACTTAAAGGAAAAATTAGAGAATTTACTCCAACGGCAAATTGATCTAATTGAAGAGCGCGCTATCAAAAATAGCTACTTCCAGAAAGAGTTAGATGAAACTAAGATCCTTATCTATGGATCGTAA
- a CDS encoding cupin domain-containing protein, which produces MPVIYRNPVTREKATLLETSASTNGAYTYIEVELQPDGGNPIHYHNRFTEEFEPIEGTLGVHYLGKELRLSPGETFKVPVMDNHRFYNPNPEPIVFRARLEPGQPGFENFMAVLFGLVSDGKTFGSNQIPYNPFYAVILLKWGDTQVDNLLFRLLRPLLDVMFSLSRKLNYDKKLIAKYVRHE; this is translated from the coding sequence ATGCCTGTCATCTATAGAAATCCTGTCACCCGCGAGAAAGCAACATTGCTGGAAACCAGCGCCAGTACAAACGGTGCCTATACCTATATAGAGGTTGAACTGCAACCTGATGGTGGTAATCCCATTCATTATCACAATCGATTTACTGAAGAGTTTGAACCTATAGAAGGTACTCTAGGCGTTCACTATCTAGGTAAAGAATTGCGATTGTCGCCTGGCGAGACCTTCAAGGTTCCCGTAATGGACAATCATAGATTTTACAATCCCAATCCAGAACCCATTGTTTTCAGAGCTCGATTAGAGCCTGGACAACCAGGTTTTGAGAACTTTATGGCGGTACTTTTTGGACTGGTAAGTGACGGCAAGACCTTTGGCAGTAATCAGATTCCGTATAATCCGTTTTATGCGGTCATCTTATTAAAATGGGGTGATACCCAAGTGGATAACTTGTTATTCAGACTGTTGCGTCCATTGCTGGATGTGATGTTCTCGCTTTCGCGAAAGCTGAACTACGACAAAAAGCTCATCGCAAAATATGTGCGGCATGAGTAG